One window from the genome of Paramisgurnus dabryanus chromosome 24, PD_genome_1.1, whole genome shotgun sequence encodes:
- the chaf1a gene encoding chromatin assembly factor 1 subunit A, with product MVVVMLAAEEPFASTPRRGMDCLGKANNANKKLVQARLPFKRLNPELKECSEPKKSKGPVAPKCSEPSASDGENEVEPSTLPLRRGPALVNGRGPLDSFMSRRKRSPVDSTPAVTIDLTDDNSTDAAKHQPAPPVAATCPITEETTKTTKDAPQSTEHTKTLREEEKGSDEEMEGETLPMLDITQESETEDEEQQDTEEEEQQDTEEEEQQENDVSHGNESVLSAGSTSSLSAVEVSSPEPSKSAPSTPASGPRTNAAENKAKRRSLKSVQEQEERQRLRDEKERQKQEAKAAKEKKREDARKLKEEKDREKKEKKEKEEKERREKKEREEKEKAEKQRAKEEQRQMKIEAKLEEKRKKEEEKRLKEEKDRLKAEKAEITRFLQKPKTQLAPKTLASACGKFAPFEIKAHMFLAPLTRVQCEDSVLEELDHYLAQPDSTLNGLKDWTSHKPRRSGPTGPSRINAIDCMVVTESLKADGVPDRRRYGRMKLLHFHDNYRPAYWGTCSKKSTYISPRCPLRQDKDLLDYEVDSDEEWEEEEPGESLSHSEGDDDDEGGGDDDDDDDGFFVPHGYLSEGEGALEDEDGGDPEKLKVRQKMKAREWENELMSKGKVRVLEAVVRGCFWEGESPTPDFLKPYAICMLEPLPKDEASTPEQDLSRQQRNEKLLSQLLPLLHGNVNSSKVIISEFLEFCRQQTSTPTESTQTSTDNIPPRIHVKRLIKGNAVYEKRSTYRRCCWYVHADVLARYSQDTLPVPCQWTYLTSGAQSTRDEPAGSQANSPTSQSTSTTPSNKRKSASSHSITKYMKKCGESEQTEAMETDGFQADTEDDEDDECVIIGEQSASSEQDGNTSLAQTEVNAEPMDTNTSDTAALTLPCPTPATA from the exons ATGGTGGTGGTGATGCTCGCGGCAGAAGAGCCTTTTGCCTCCACTCCACGCAGAG GCATGGATTGTTTGGGCAAAGCTAATAATGCCAACAAGAAACTTGTTCAAG CACGTCTTCCTTTCAAAAGGCTCAACCCAGAACTAAAGGAATGCAGTGAGCCCAAAAAAAGCAAAGGTCCGGTTGCTCCCAAATGCTCTGAACCTAGTGCCTCCGATGGAGAAAACGAAGTCGAACCCTCCACCCTGCCGCTTCGCCGTGGCCCAGCTCTTGTAAATGGCCGCGGCCCTCTTGACTCCTTCATGAGTCGACGGAAGCGTTCTCCAGTCGACTCTACCCCTGCAGTCACCATTGATCTCACAGATGACAATTCCACTGATGCTGCCAAACACCAACCTGCCCCTCCAGTTGCTGCCACCTGCCCCATTACTGAAGAAACAACAAAGACCACAAAAGATGCACCACAATCCACAGAACACACCAAAACCCTTAGAGAAGAAGAGAAGGGGTCTGATGAGGAGATGGAGGGAGAGACCCTTCCAATGCTGGACATCACACAGGAGTCTGAGACTGAGGATGAAGAGCAACAGGACACTGAGGAAGAAGAACAACAGGACACCGAGGAAGAAGAGCAACAGGAGAATGATGTCAGCCATGGAAATGAATCTGTACTTTCGGCCGGGTCCACCAGCTCCCTTTCAGCGGTCGAAGTGAGCTCACCAGAGCCCAGCAAGAGTGCACCCAGCACCCCTGCCTCA GGCCCACGGACAAATGCAGCAGAAAATAAAGCGAAGAGGCGGTCTCTTAAG AGTGTCCAAGAACAAGAGGAGAGACAACGCCTCAGAGATGAGAAAGAACGGCAGAAACAGGAGGCCAAAGCTGCCAAGGAGAAGAAAAGAGAGGATGCCCGCAAGCTGAAGGAGGAGAAGGATagggaaaagaaagaaaagaaggaGAAAGAGGAAAAGGAGAGGCGtgagaaaaaagagagagaggagaaaGAGAAGGCAGAGAAACAGCGGGCTAAAGAAGAGCAGCGACAAATGAAAATCGA GGCAAAACTGGAAGAGAAAAGGAAGAAAGAAGAGGAAAAACGGTTGAAGGAAGAAAAAGAT CGACTCAAAGCTGAGAAGGCTGAGATTACCcggtttctacagaagcccaaGACCCAGCTGGCACCAAAG ACTCTTGCATCTGCCTGTGGGAAGTTTGCTCCTTTTGAGATTAAAGCGCACATGTTTTTGGCACCACTGACTCGAGTACAATGTGAGGACTCTGTTCTAGAGGAGCTGGACCATTATCTTGCCCAGCCAGACAGTACTCTAAATGGACTGAAGGATTGGACAAGTCACAAACCTCGCAGATCAGGTCCAACCGGGCCCAGTCGCATCAATGCAAT AGATTGTATGGTCGTAACTGAAAGCCTAAAGGCAGATGGAGTCCCAGACCGTCGCAGATATGGCCGCATGAAACTCCTGCACTTCCATGACAACTATCGCCCAGCTTACTGGGGCACATGTAGCAAAAAAAGCACATACATCTCTCCACGCTGCCCACTGAGACAGGACAAG GATCTGCTGGATTATGAGGTGGACAGTGATGAAGAGTGGGAGGAAGAGGAGCCAGGAGAGTCTCTGTCTCACAGTGAGGGG gatgatgatgatgaaggaGGAGGAGATGATGACGACGATGATGATGGGTTCTTTGTACCCCACGGTTATCTCTCAGAAGGGGAAGGAGCACTTGAAGATGAG GATGGTGGAGACCCAGAGAAACTGAAGGTGCGTCAGAAGATGAAAGCTCGTGAGTGGGAGAACGAGCTGATGTCTAAAGGGAAGGTGAGGGTATTGGAGGCGGTGGTGCGAGGCTGCTTTTGGGAAGGGGAGTCGCCTACTCCAGATTTCCTGAAGCCGTATGCTATTTGCATGTTGGAGCCTTTACCGAAAGATGAGGCCAGCACCCCCGAACAGGACCTATCACGCCAACAGAGGAATGAGAAAT TGCTATCACAGCTGCTGCCATTGCTGCATGGAAATGTAAACAGCAGCAAGGTCATCATCAGTGAGTTCCTAGAGTTTTGTCGTCAGCAGACATCAACACCCACAGAGAGTACACAAACCTCCACTGACAACATCCCACCCAG AATCCACGTCAAGCGTCTCATAAAGGGGAATGCCGTGTATGAAAAGCGCTCCACGTACAGACGATGTTGCTGGTACGTGCACGCAGACGTTCTGGCCCGTTATTCTCAGGACACCCTGCCCGTGCCCTGCCAGTGGACCTACCTCACCTCCGGTGCACAGAGCACCCGTGATGAGCCCGCCGGCTCACAGGCCAACTCTCCTACATCTCAGTCCACCTCCACTACGCCTTCCAACAAGAGGAAGAGTGCCAGCAGCCACTCTATTACAAAGTACATGAAGAAATGTGGCGAATCAGAACAG ACTGAAGCCATGGAGACCGATGGCTTTCAAGCAGACACGGaggatgatgaagatgatgagtGTGTGATCATTGGAGAACAGTCTG CTTCCTCTGAACAGGACGGCAACACGTCCTTGGCACAGACCGAGGTAAACGCAGAGCCCATGGACACAAACACATCTGATACCGCTGCTCTTACTCTTCCCTGCCCAACCCCAGCCACCGCCTGA